A region from the uncultured Draconibacterium sp. genome encodes:
- a CDS encoding polyprenyl synthetase family protein, giving the protein MTTIKKIKAPIEQELHDFEPYFKKSLQSDIPLLGTILNYLYRTKGKQLRPMFVFLSAKLHGGTNEFSKLAACSVELLHTATLVHDDVVDESYERRGSFSVKALWKNKLAVLVGDYILARGLLLQLENKKYNFLHLISRAVQDMAEGEILQMKKSRKLDIDDDTYFEIIRKKTASLIATSMAIGAASATDDEAIVEKMYSIGQDAGIAFQIKDDIFDYQSKGLLGKPTGNDIKEKKITLPLLHVLNQADKKERRRILSLIKRKNNSSTVVKELIDMVTEKGGLDYAEIKMNEFKDKAIAGLQEFPDLDARESLIELMNYITTRKK; this is encoded by the coding sequence ATGACGACGATAAAGAAAATAAAGGCCCCCATTGAACAGGAACTACATGATTTTGAGCCTTATTTTAAAAAATCGTTGCAAAGCGACATACCCCTCTTAGGCACTATTCTAAACTACCTGTACCGCACCAAAGGAAAACAGCTGCGTCCGATGTTTGTCTTTTTATCGGCTAAACTGCACGGCGGAACCAACGAGTTTTCAAAACTGGCTGCCTGTTCGGTTGAATTACTGCATACGGCCACGCTTGTGCACGACGATGTGGTTGACGAATCGTACGAGCGCCGCGGATCTTTTTCGGTAAAGGCGCTTTGGAAAAACAAACTGGCTGTTTTGGTTGGCGACTACATTCTGGCACGTGGGCTTTTACTTCAGCTTGAAAATAAAAAGTATAATTTTCTGCACCTTATTTCGCGGGCTGTGCAGGATATGGCAGAAGGCGAAATACTGCAAATGAAAAAAAGCCGAAAGCTGGATATCGACGATGACACCTATTTTGAAATTATCAGAAAAAAAACAGCCTCGCTAATTGCAACCAGTATGGCCATTGGTGCTGCCTCGGCTACCGACGATGAAGCGATTGTTGAAAAGATGTACAGCATTGGCCAGGATGCCGGCATTGCGTTCCAGATAAAAGACGATATTTTTGATTACCAATCGAAAGGCCTGCTGGGCAAACCCACCGGCAACGATATTAAAGAAAAGAAAATTACCCTGCCCCTGCTGCATGTGTTAAATCAGGCTGATAAGAAAGAACGACGACGCATACTTAGCCTGATAAAACGAAAAAACAATAGCTCAACGGTGGTAAAAGAACTGATTGATATGGTTACCGAAAAAGGTGGGCTCGACTATGCCGAAATTAAAATGAACGAGTTTAAAGATAAGGCAATTGCAGGCCTGCAGGAGTTTCCTGACCTTGATGCTCGTGAATCGTTAATTGAACTGATGAACTATATTACCACGCGCAAAAAATAA
- a CDS encoding non-canonical purine NTP diphosphatase, producing the protein MKLVFATNNRHKLEELQAILGNHFTLLSLKDIECFEDIPEEQPTLDGNASQKAFFVYDKFGINCFADDTGLEIEALNGEPGVYSARYAGEEKSAEANMKKVLDKLAKINDRKARFRTVISLVINGEEKQFEGIVDGEILREKQGGAGFGYDPIFKPEGENRSFAEMELSEKNKISHRGRAVQKLVDYLKKLD; encoded by the coding sequence ATGAAACTTGTTTTTGCAACCAATAACAGACATAAACTTGAAGAGCTGCAAGCTATTTTAGGTAATCATTTTACGCTTTTAAGCCTGAAAGATATTGAGTGTTTTGAGGATATTCCGGAAGAACAACCAACACTCGATGGGAATGCGAGCCAGAAAGCTTTTTTTGTGTACGATAAATTTGGCATAAACTGTTTTGCCGACGATACCGGGCTGGAAATAGAAGCCCTGAACGGAGAACCGGGAGTGTATTCGGCCCGTTACGCCGGCGAAGAAAAAAGTGCAGAAGCCAACATGAAAAAAGTACTGGATAAACTGGCCAAAATAAATGATAGAAAAGCACGTTTTAGAACTGTAATTTCACTGGTTATTAACGGCGAAGAGAAACAATTTGAAGGAATTGTAGATGGAGAAATACTAAGAGAAAAACAGGGGGGAGCGGGTTTTGGCTACGATCCCATTTTTAAACCTGAAGGAGAAAACCGGTCGTTTGCCGAGATGGAACTAAGCGAAAAAAACAAAATCAGTCATCGGGGAAGAGCCGTTCAGAAACTTGTTGACTATTTAAAAAAGCTGGATTAA
- a CDS encoding DUF2797 domain-containing protein, translating into MEFEGNIRKMKTVLDVPVKYTLPIGSNEIDMNALIGKEITMQFNGQINCISCGKKTKTSFSQGFCYSCLQTSPEASESVIRPELSKAHLGIARDMEWAEKHDLIDHYVYLAVSSELKVGVTRGHQVPTRWIDQGASYAIKIACTPNRHIAGVIEVFLKNHFTDKTNWRAMLKNEVLKNFDLAAEKEHIVHLLPLELQKYVSTDKEVTVINYPVEQFPEKIKSVGFDKFPEISGILAGIKGQYLLFNDSRVLNMRKHNGYFLRVVI; encoded by the coding sequence ATGGAATTTGAAGGCAACATACGAAAAATGAAAACCGTGCTTGATGTGCCGGTTAAATATACGTTACCCATTGGCAGCAATGAAATTGATATGAATGCGCTGATTGGGAAGGAAATAACCATGCAGTTTAACGGACAGATAAATTGTATTTCGTGTGGAAAAAAAACAAAAACATCGTTTAGCCAGGGGTTTTGTTACAGCTGTTTGCAAACATCCCCCGAGGCCAGCGAGTCTGTTATTCGCCCTGAGCTGTCGAAAGCACATTTAGGCATTGCCCGCGACATGGAATGGGCTGAAAAACACGACCTGATTGATCATTATGTGTACCTGGCCGTATCAAGCGAGCTAAAAGTGGGAGTTACCCGCGGGCACCAGGTGCCAACACGCTGGATTGACCAGGGAGCCAGTTACGCCATAAAAATTGCATGCACCCCCAATCGCCATATTGCCGGGGTAATTGAGGTGTTTCTGAAAAACCATTTTACCGATAAAACCAACTGGCGCGCCATGTTAAAAAACGAAGTGCTGAAGAATTTTGATCTGGCTGCCGAAAAAGAACATATTGTGCACTTGTTGCCCCTTGAACTGCAGAAATACGTGTCGACAGATAAGGAGGTTACAGTAATTAACTACCCGGTTGAGCAGTTTCCTGAAAAAATTAAAAGTGTTGGTTTTGATAAGTTTCCTGAAATTTCGGGGATACTGGCAGGTATAAAAGGACAGTACCTTTTGTTTAACGATAGCAGGGTATTAAACATGCGCAAACACAACGGTTATTTTTTGCGCGTGGTAATATAG
- the recO gene encoding DNA repair protein RecO yields MIAATEGIVLHTIKYGESSVIATIFTKDFGRQSYMVNSVRNKKAKNKASVLQPLFLVELEAYQKQSRDIQRIKTIKSLNAYQDIPYDITKSTQALFLAELLYKTIHEQESYPELFNFVKHALLFLDLMEEGKANFHLYFLFRLTEYLGFMPDTAQAGFEGWLDLKKGAVVPFEPSHPMFANKEITAQLIKLALLKINELHELKLSRNLRDSMLKSLVDYYKLHFDTLGEIKSLNVLHEIFS; encoded by the coding sequence ATGATTGCAGCAACCGAAGGTATAGTTTTGCATACTATAAAATATGGCGAAAGCAGTGTAATTGCCACTATTTTTACCAAAGATTTTGGCCGGCAAAGCTATATGGTTAATAGCGTGCGAAACAAAAAGGCAAAAAACAAGGCCAGTGTGTTGCAGCCTTTGTTTTTGGTTGAACTGGAAGCTTACCAAAAACAATCGCGCGATATACAGCGGATAAAAACGATAAAAAGTTTAAACGCCTATCAGGATATCCCTTATGATATTACAAAGTCGACACAGGCCCTTTTTCTGGCTGAATTGTTGTATAAAACCATACACGAACAAGAAAGCTACCCCGAGTTGTTTAATTTTGTAAAACACGCCCTCTTATTCCTCGACCTCATGGAGGAAGGTAAGGCTAATTTTCACTTGTATTTTTTATTTCGTTTAACCGAGTACCTCGGGTTTATGCCCGATACTGCACAGGCAGGTTTCGAAGGTTGGCTCGATTTAAAAAAAGGTGCCGTAGTGCCTTTCGAGCCGTCGCACCCTATGTTTGCCAATAAGGAAATTACAGCGCAGTTGATAAAACTTGCCCTGTTAAAAATTAACGAGCTGCATGAATTAAAGCTGTCGCGGAACCTGCGCGATTCGATGCTAAAAAGTTTGGTAGATTATTATAAACTTCATTTTGATACGCTTGGCGAAATCAAGTCGTTAAATGTCCTTCACGAAATATTTTCCTAA
- a CDS encoding metalloregulator ArsR/SmtB family transcription factor: MVDIKELNIERLEIAASMLKAMAHPMRIAILKHLEGGKKLTVTEIHELLKIEQSTTSHHLGILRDKGVLCSKREGKNTYYYLRYTILSQIVDCLETCTCD; this comes from the coding sequence ATGGTAGATATCAAGGAGTTAAATATCGAACGTTTAGAAATTGCGGCAAGCATGTTAAAAGCAATGGCACACCCTATGCGAATTGCTATTTTAAAACACCTGGAGGGCGGTAAAAAATTAACCGTTACAGAAATTCATGAATTGCTGAAAATTGAGCAGTCAACCACTTCTCATCATTTAGGAATATTGCGCGACAAAGGTGTTTTATGTTCAAAGCGAGAAGGAAAGAACACCTATTATTACCTACGGTATACCATTTTAAGCCAGATTGTTGACTGTTTGGAAACCTGTACCTGCGATTAA
- a CDS encoding two-component regulator propeller domain-containing protein, with translation MMHRFILITVLILVAFAASAQREQGSWKDYLSYNNASKIAVSPNKVYCVTDGGLFYYDLEDNSVNKFGDAVELSDFGVKTIAYSNDNQVLVIAYTNSNIDLLFNDGHVVNLSDIKRKTIAGSKTINNICFSGDEAYLACGFGIVVLNLAKQEIKDTYYIGDGGTAMEINDVETDGTSIFAATNQGIYQADKNEPNLANFANWIKVSNIAYPNGNFNHLVLHAGNIIANYAAGEWYQDEMFINSNGNWEAYNPSIGYVADMQSNAGYLTIASRDAVFVIDNNHSKIGEIKQYVFSNRTDDSIAPQSAGVSNSGIIWIADRNEVLVRYSGESFEQTLPPGPINNDMFFVGAFNSDVWMAPGSTVGYVEPLFQRFGTDGWTYFSKQTHPELQGFHNIVAIEVDPKDPSHFFVASWGGGLLEYRNDELVERYFNLNSPLESALPEQPNEPFTRVGGLSFDSDGNLWLTNAECSHNVHKLSPAGEWESFELPEIANKYNVTDIIVNENDDKWLLVPGGHDAYVLSKNGDQKKRLLVTTYFSNGTDQITTRMNDVYSIAEDQDGAIWIGSSKGVAVYSSPSRIWSSDNFYATQPGLDLDDGIYHPLLETQTVTAIAVDGANRKWLGTKSSGVFLVSESGEAEVLHFTTENSPLLSNNILSIAINQKNGEVFFGTDKGLISYQGEATGGANSYSDVYVYPNPVRETYDGPVTIAGLIENTDVKITDISGNLVYKTTSFGGQAVWDGNNLNGNRVKTGVYLVFCNDEKGEETHITKILFIH, from the coding sequence ATGATGCATCGTTTTATACTTATTACCGTATTAATTTTGGTGGCTTTTGCCGCTAGCGCCCAACGTGAACAGGGCTCGTGGAAAGATTATCTCTCGTATAACAATGCCAGTAAAATTGCAGTTTCGCCCAATAAAGTTTATTGTGTAACCGATGGCGGATTGTTTTACTACGACCTTGAAGACAATAGTGTAAATAAATTTGGCGATGCCGTTGAACTGTCTGATTTTGGTGTAAAAACAATTGCCTACAGTAACGATAACCAGGTGTTGGTAATTGCCTATACCAACAGCAATATCGACCTGCTCTTTAACGATGGCCATGTGGTAAATTTATCCGATATAAAACGAAAAACAATTGCGGGAAGTAAAACCATAAATAATATCTGTTTTTCGGGAGATGAGGCTTACCTCGCCTGTGGCTTTGGAATTGTGGTGTTAAACCTCGCAAAACAAGAAATAAAAGACACTTATTACATTGGCGATGGGGGAACAGCCATGGAAATTAACGATGTGGAAACCGATGGTACTTCTATTTTTGCAGCTACCAACCAGGGCATTTATCAGGCCGACAAGAATGAACCCAACCTGGCTAATTTTGCCAATTGGATTAAGGTTAGCAACATTGCATATCCTAACGGAAATTTTAACCACCTGGTTTTGCATGCCGGAAATATTATTGCCAACTATGCTGCCGGCGAGTGGTACCAGGATGAAATGTTTATCAACAGCAACGGTAACTGGGAAGCCTACAATCCCTCGATTGGCTATGTGGCAGATATGCAAAGCAACGCCGGTTATTTGACCATTGCCAGCCGCGATGCCGTTTTTGTAATCGATAATAATCATTCGAAAATTGGCGAGATTAAACAATATGTTTTTAGCAACCGTACCGATGATAGCATTGCTCCGCAAAGTGCGGGTGTTTCAAACAGCGGAATAATTTGGATTGCTGATAGAAATGAAGTTTTGGTACGCTATTCAGGCGAAAGTTTTGAACAGACGCTCCCGCCCGGGCCAATTAATAACGATATGTTTTTTGTGGGTGCTTTCAATTCCGATGTATGGATGGCACCAGGAAGTACAGTAGGGTATGTCGAGCCACTTTTTCAGCGTTTTGGTACCGATGGTTGGACCTATTTCTCAAAACAAACACACCCTGAACTGCAAGGCTTTCATAATATTGTAGCTATTGAGGTGGACCCAAAAGACCCCAGCCACTTTTTTGTAGCCAGTTGGGGCGGTGGCCTGTTGGAATACCGTAATGATGAATTGGTGGAAAGGTATTTTAACCTGAACAGTCCGTTGGAGTCGGCATTACCCGAACAGCCAAACGAGCCTTTTACACGCGTTGGAGGCTTAAGTTTTGATTCGGACGGAAACCTTTGGTTGACGAATGCAGAATGTTCGCATAACGTGCACAAATTATCGCCGGCCGGCGAATGGGAATCGTTTGAACTGCCCGAAATTGCCAACAAATACAATGTAACCGATATTATTGTTAATGAAAACGACGATAAGTGGCTGCTTGTCCCGGGAGGGCACGATGCCTATGTGCTCAGCAAAAATGGCGACCAGAAAAAACGCTTGCTGGTAACCACCTACTTTAGTAACGGAACCGACCAGATTACTACCCGAATGAATGACGTCTACTCTATCGCTGAAGATCAGGATGGTGCCATTTGGATTGGTAGCTCGAAAGGAGTAGCCGTGTATAGTAGTCCTTCAAGAATATGGAGTTCAGATAATTTTTATGCCACCCAGCCGGGGCTCGATCTCGACGATGGCATTTATCACCCGCTATTGGAAACGCAAACAGTAACAGCAATTGCCGTAGACGGAGCCAACCGCAAATGGCTGGGAACAAAAAGTTCAGGTGTGTTTTTGGTGTCGGAAAGTGGCGAAGCAGAAGTGTTGCATTTTACTACCGAAAACAGTCCGCTGCTTTCAAATAACATTCTTTCAATTGCGATCAACCAAAAAAATGGTGAAGTATTTTTTGGTACCGATAAAGGACTCATTTCGTACCAGGGAGAAGCAACCGGAGGAGCCAATTCGTACAGCGATGTTTATGTGTACCCAAACCCGGTTCGCGAAACCTACGATGGCCCGGTAACCATTGCCGGATTAATTGAAAATACCGATGTAAAAATTACGGATATCAGCGGAAACCTTGTTTATAAAACAACCTCGTTTGGCGGCCAGGCAGTGTGGGATGGAAACAACCTGAATGGTAATCGGGTAAAAACCGGCGTTTACCTGGTGTTTTGTAACGATGAAAAAGGTGAAGAAACGCATATTACAAAAATACTTTTTATACACTAA
- a CDS encoding YfhO family protein: MPIDVIFEKNSTEKLQNNQFIKKYGTFILLAVATLAFWQVAFLKNGMKWDFVDAYLPARYFFSEAVLNNSFPFWNPYMLYGVPFYADLVSVFNPEFWIVANTFGYSNITLQYVFLVYVFLAGICFRYFLRTLASNELTALSLSIAYMLSGFTVGHAQHLGFIIGYALMPLVVASYLQFAKGLNSKSLLRFSLVFLLMVFASYPGLTIITIYLLLVFFVYYLFQKGNEKKVVKSFLMQHILVAAIVLAGSTVLIVAFVQAKPFLERYSGLTLEATLLNPFTVQSFWSLLFPLACTSDQAYFQTDPSMSNAYFGLFGLLLFLQAFSVKVKNKLSLVFLFSAISCGLVALGDGFYLRQFLFDYFPFMNLFKYPAIFRAVCIFGFLTYAALNVNLENFSATEKKRHTAFTGFLILFVLSVIIYSLVKTEAGLNTFDLKQLITPGNRALSRQQALIVQGVVQIILLVAWFFVFAGSAKKRAVLLVLLFAADGIVSTQFNQKHTVTGNVDPVEFSNYLKSEPKGFPIPGKQAIGANSDHAASNEFTWKNNNVFPKRVTFDGLVSFKTDAYYHLTGNYPKLLEAMKKQPVLFFTDDVRALADTIGLGKRTVLLAKEDFNSLKGRALKTETTDQMSINSYSPNHIQLQTETKHEQLLVFQQNYFSGWQVFVDGNKQTLFKSNFALMSVLLPAGKHLLEFRYRNNVVLFAFVFSVLVMLALSLLLLKQQCKERPTQKKYMLYVLYGSCMVIIALTALNRYLYAKNKQGLLPQIKNEFEVLKNKKGNAVTTFLSVASASHEPMPNADYQSFLDENMNVAGFGQILAKTTTPIFAFAWANARVSDEVLALFLSFFPDEKQIITSRNSGLIVARKHHAVDYSFVENFEEGNQSGWSFDWKRVAHDTLSGNCFYTFTESDEWGASLQFAVDSTTKNLSKISVLGDLRLSQKTDGINLVISVKRNKDQLDYYSTDLGNFVFASDEWSRFAGVKNYNFNLEEGDEVHIYFWNRKRISFDLAELKVKMEYK, encoded by the coding sequence TTGCCAATTGATGTTATTTTTGAGAAAAATAGCACCGAAAAATTGCAAAACAACCAATTCATAAAAAAGTACGGAACCTTTATTTTGCTGGCAGTTGCCACGCTTGCTTTTTGGCAGGTCGCTTTCCTTAAAAATGGCATGAAATGGGATTTTGTGGATGCCTATTTGCCGGCACGTTATTTCTTTTCCGAAGCGGTGTTAAACAATAGCTTTCCGTTTTGGAACCCATATATGCTTTACGGAGTGCCGTTTTATGCTGATCTTGTATCGGTGTTTAACCCAGAATTTTGGATTGTTGCCAATACATTTGGCTACTCCAACATTACCCTGCAATATGTTTTTTTAGTTTATGTTTTTTTGGCAGGCATTTGTTTTCGGTATTTTTTACGCACCCTGGCAAGCAACGAATTAACGGCTCTGAGTTTATCTATTGCCTATATGCTTTCAGGCTTTACGGTGGGGCATGCCCAGCACCTGGGTTTTATAATTGGTTATGCGCTGATGCCACTCGTTGTAGCCAGCTATTTGCAGTTTGCAAAAGGGCTTAACAGCAAAAGCCTGCTTCGTTTTTCGCTGGTTTTTTTGCTAATGGTTTTTGCCAGTTATCCGGGGCTTACCATAATTACCATTTATTTGTTGCTGGTTTTTTTTGTTTACTATTTATTCCAAAAAGGTAACGAGAAAAAAGTTGTCAAATCATTTCTGATGCAACATATTCTTGTGGCCGCTATTGTATTGGCCGGAAGCACTGTTTTAATTGTTGCTTTTGTTCAGGCCAAGCCATTTTTAGAGCGCTATTCGGGCTTAACACTCGAGGCTACGCTGTTAAATCCATTTACGGTGCAGTCTTTTTGGTCCTTACTTTTTCCGCTGGCCTGCACAAGCGATCAGGCCTATTTTCAAACCGACCCGAGCATGTCGAATGCTTACTTCGGACTGTTCGGACTGCTTCTGTTTTTGCAGGCATTTAGTGTCAAAGTCAAAAACAAACTTTCGTTGGTATTTTTATTTTCGGCTATTTCTTGTGGCCTGGTTGCACTTGGCGATGGTTTTTATTTAAGACAATTCTTGTTCGATTACTTTCCGTTTATGAACCTGTTTAAATACCCTGCCATTTTTAGGGCTGTGTGTATTTTTGGCTTTTTAACTTATGCTGCGCTAAATGTTAACCTTGAAAATTTTTCGGCAACGGAGAAAAAGAGGCATACCGCGTTCACTGGCTTCTTAATACTTTTTGTTTTGTCTGTTATCATCTATTCTTTAGTAAAAACAGAAGCAGGCTTAAACACTTTTGACTTAAAGCAATTAATTACGCCAGGCAATAGGGCTTTAAGTCGTCAGCAGGCTTTAATTGTTCAGGGTGTTGTTCAGATTATTTTGCTGGTAGCCTGGTTTTTTGTGTTTGCCGGTTCAGCAAAAAAAAGAGCTGTGCTTTTGGTGTTGCTATTTGCGGCTGATGGCATTGTTTCCACTCAATTTAACCAAAAACATACGGTAACAGGTAATGTTGATCCTGTTGAATTTAGCAACTATTTAAAATCGGAACCCAAAGGATTCCCGATACCAGGCAAACAGGCAATTGGGGCTAACTCAGACCATGCTGCATCCAACGAGTTTACATGGAAAAACAACAATGTATTTCCTAAGCGGGTAACTTTTGATGGGCTGGTATCGTTTAAAACCGATGCTTACTACCATTTAACCGGAAATTACCCAAAGTTGCTGGAAGCCATGAAAAAGCAACCCGTGTTGTTTTTTACTGATGATGTACGAGCGTTAGCTGATACCATTGGTCTGGGTAAACGTACCGTTTTGCTTGCCAAAGAAGATTTCAACAGCTTAAAAGGCCGTGCCTTAAAAACCGAAACGACAGACCAAATGTCAATTAACAGTTACTCGCCCAACCATATACAGTTACAAACCGAAACAAAACACGAGCAACTGCTTGTTTTTCAGCAAAATTATTTTTCGGGGTGGCAGGTTTTTGTCGATGGAAACAAACAAACCCTGTTCAAAAGTAATTTTGCATTAATGTCGGTTTTGTTACCTGCAGGAAAGCATCTGCTAGAGTTTCGCTACCGAAATAATGTGGTGCTGTTTGCTTTTGTATTCTCGGTTTTGGTTATGCTGGCGCTGAGCTTGTTGCTGTTAAAGCAGCAGTGCAAAGAAAGACCCACTCAAAAAAAATACATGCTATATGTGTTGTATGGAAGCTGCATGGTTATAATTGCTTTAACAGCTCTTAACCGATACCTTTATGCTAAAAACAAGCAGGGACTATTGCCTCAAATTAAAAATGAATTTGAAGTATTAAAAAATAAAAAGGGCAATGCCGTTACCACCTTTTTAAGTGTAGCATCGGCCAGCCACGAACCCATGCCGAATGCAGACTACCAGTCCTTTCTGGATGAAAATATGAATGTAGCCGGTTTTGGTCAGATACTGGCAAAAACAACAACGCCAATATTTGCTTTTGCCTGGGCCAATGCCAGAGTGAGTGACGAGGTTCTAGCGCTGTTTTTATCCTTTTTTCCCGACGAAAAGCAAATAATTACCAGCAGAAATTCGGGGTTGATTGTGGCCAGAAAACACCATGCCGTAGATTACAGCTTTGTTGAAAATTTTGAGGAGGGGAATCAATCGGGATGGTCATTCGATTGGAAACGCGTGGCTCATGATACGCTGTCGGGAAACTGCTTTTATACTTTTACAGAAAGTGATGAATGGGGGGCATCCTTACAGTTTGCAGTCGACTCAACTACCAAAAACCTCAGTAAAATAAGTGTTTTGGGCGATTTGCGGTTAAGCCAAAAAACGGATGGGATAAACCTGGTTATTTCAGTAAAACGAAACAAAGATCAACTTGACTATTATTCGACGGATTTGGGAAACTTTGTTTTTGCTTCCGACGAATGGTCGCGGTTTGCAGGTGTAAAAAATTACAATTTTAATTTAGAGGAAGGCGATGAGGTGCATATTTACTTCTGGAACAGAAAACGAATAAGCTTTGATTTGGCCGAGTTAAAAGTGAAAATGGAATACAAATAG